The Solanum lycopersicum chromosome 2, SLM_r2.1 DNA window ctttgagAATTAAATGTTCAACCTCAAATTCGATGACAACAAAACTCAAAACTCAAACAATGAACTCGATAACACACAATTACTATATAAACAAAATTCAGCGCACTTCAAAATTGGAATTTCAAAGTTCAAACAATAACTCTAACAAGAATAATGAAAGAACTATTTTTGACTAAAAATTTTTTTcaaagggtatagaggttgatcgagctaaagttaaGATGATAAAGATACTTCCCCCACCTATCTCTTTTGTGTAGGAGATGAACAAGGAAGAGTAACATCATTGAGAGGAGAAGATTTTTGTCATGTTGGACTACCTAGGCGGACTGTCATGTCAGCACCTATGACAAAGATAACATTTTAACAGGATTTATGGTCCAAAACATAGATGACAGTAGCAGAGCTAAAATTTTATCTAAGGGGTgtcaaaatataagaaataaaatcatatagATGCCAAGGAGtgttcatatttaatatataaataaaaaaatatttgtatttctagCTACACAATGTATTTTCAAACGAAGGGGTGTTGGTCGACACGCCTTAACTACATGTGGCTCCACCACTGATAGACGACATTTGATcccaaacataaataaaaaatatatatgaagtatttcGAATATTTCAAGtataattttgaacttttttctgTTAATAGTTTGTCTTTCCTAACTTTGATTATAGTTTGCTCACATAAAATTCCAAAAGAACTCCAAAACATATAGTCTTAACTAGAGTAAGGATAAGGGTATAGAAAACCACTTTCGTAAGGATGGTTACCCTCCTCTCCTTATCCTATTAGATATCCAGAAACTCAACTACCCATATGTTGGAAGGCACACTCTACTCTATCAGACCAAAGATTTCATTTTTGCCTGGCCAGGTAAAACTTCTACAGTAACTTTTAATTGACTTCATCATCTTTGCTGAGTTAATGAACATTTGTATTCAATAGGATTAGATTTCAAATATCACTGATTTAATCAACTGTATTGTGCTAGCATGAGATACCTTTTTGTTAGTAGTCGTTGTCACTCCACTGTTTTCAGTTTCTCGAGGCTGATCTTCAAAATGTTACAAGTGaacacaaaataatttaaaactgaGAGATGAGTCGATCGATTATTTGTACAATGTCATGCAATTTGAATATATACAATGTCACATTAAGACATTATTATGAACACAAGAGGGATGGATATCAACAGATACCAGGGTACAATAATTGAAGATTAGCAACAGCTTCTTTTCACCATCATGTATAACCTAGAATGAACTGGGAAGATAAAacaattttctgcagaattagAAAGGGCTGATCCTGCGAGCTAACTTTATCAAGATTTCTGGAGCAAGCCGCTTTCTAGGAGGTGCCATAGCATCCTTAGCGAGAGCTTCTTTGTCGTTAGCATGTATATATGATACTATATAGTCAAAAAGGTCATCTTTACCACCACCTCTTAGAGGATCCTGCAGTTCAAGATCAGTTAAATGTACAGCAAGACACTCAAATTTCATCTTTTCCCTAATGATTACAGAAAAATACTACCACGATAAGTAGACTAcataaaaatgaacaaagagTGCATACATGAAGGAATAAATCCAGGTGAGTTCTTCCATCATACAAAATTGATTCAGCTTGAACTCCCACTCTGTGAAGTGTATCTACAAATGCTTTGCTGCAGAGTAAGAGCAAGTTCAACATGTTATTGTACAAGTTAGCACTTAAACATGATAACCATTCTTTATGTAATCCACTAAAGTAAAAGTGGTGGATCATCATGGCCCTTCAGAAGGAGTTCAGACCTTGAATCCGATGGAATGGAGCTATCTGAAGAACCGTGAAATAGGATAATGTGAGGCAGCAAATAAACAGCAGCTTTAGAGATCTGATCCTGTACCATAATTTCAGGCGAGAATTTTTGCAATGACTCCTCCCCTTCCATTATACTGTAGATGACAAGTTAAAATCTCAACTTCACAGTAGGTGTGGTAACATAAGCTGATTAAGGTTTTGTTTAgcatgaaggaaaatattttcttggaaaATGTTCTTTTGGGAAATAAGTGAGTTTCTTATTTGATTTCTTATTCGTTACATAAGCAAAAGATATCTATCTTAAAGGCATTCGTATGTAATCTTAGATAATACTATGGGAGGGTGGGTAGGGTAGGGGGTGTGGATGTGAGGTGGTTGGTATGGTGGTGAAGATGGAGTATGGTGGAGGGTTGGGAAGACACAATCAATGTGGAATATCACTCTTGAAGCTTGTTTTTTCTACTTACACTAGGGAAGTCATTTTGCTCATTTATAAGGAACTTCTTTTCCTAGAGAAAGTGTTTATCCAAAAATTTTGGCCAATCGAACATGAGAAAACTTAAATTGTTCCTCCACACCGGACACACCCTAAAATTTTGCCTGTTACGTGAGATAACGCTGTTAGCCGATATTTACCTCAAGAAAATTGAGCGATATAACCCTCTGTTATTGAAATGATCAACTAAATTGGGCAAATTATACCTGTCAAATCAAACAGTGGAACACCAATTAGCAAGAAATCtaacacaaataaaataaaagaagagcATACCAACTGAAGGAAAATAAGACATAAAacgcacacaattttttggtgaAGCATTTGCAGCACCAAAAGAATGCTGCGGGGGAAAAGAAGGATACAGCAACATGGTATAATGAAAGCAGCAGAAGTTTagggaaagaaaaagaagaaaatctaATTCCTTTTATCTGATTTTGATCATGTGAATTGCAACTGTCCAGATGGAAGACAATAACCGATAATAACTTTGCTATGAAACTGGCCACTTACGCGCCTGACAAACCAAAAAAAGCTTTTATTTGGGAGGTGCTCCAAGAAACAGTTTCTCCTCTAGATTCTTTGATCGCCTGCTTCACAAGAACACAAGAAGAGATATGTGCACCAGCAGATTGACCCATGAGATAAATCCTGGAAAATACAGACAGCATGACAGAGTTGAAAATATCAAATCTTCGGTAAGTACAGAAAGGCTTCTTAGGAACTGTCCAGTTtttctatttcatatttttctgcTCTAGTTTGTATAGTGAATAACTAGACTGTCCGTTAAGTCATCTGAGTCCAGAAGGACTGCTATCCAATGTCCTTCACATCCATAAATAAGAATTACGAAGTGTCGTACAATCTAGAACTGAAAATAATCTCAATCAtcctttttagttatttcattcttattcaATTCTGCTCAAAATGCAAATCAGGGGAACGATGTTAAACCTATTTGGGTCACCACCATGATCAGCGATGCTGCTGCAAATAAATGAGATTCCTTGAGACACATCTTCCACCATATCTCCTATTGTTCCCTGTGGAAAGTTTCTGCAACCAAAGAGTCCATAAGCATCTTGAATGTGGATAAGAAAAGTGTGATGGCACTGCTGACCAAGGAAAATGGGAGGGCAGGGAAATTAGTAACTGATGCAGTGTGTATCATACTATATAATGATGTTTTTACCCCgtcaatatatttttgaaaaaaaaaaaagttacttttTCACGTAGTGATACTAAAGGTTAACGCAAAGCCTTAAAGATAAAAGTGGGGCCTGTcccatatatcaatgcataacAGATCAACTAAGATTGCCTAATGGAGAGTGAATAGGTTAAACAGAACTGTGTTCTATTGATTCGCTATAAAAATCATGTGTTGGTTCCCCTCTATCTAACGAATCATCCAGGAGAACCAGTAATATAAACACAATTACATGCAGCATGAAAGTGGACAACAACCTGTAGTTAAAGAATTCAATCAGTTACCTGTAATCAATGCATGCCACTATAATGTCATGTTCTGATAATTGCTTTCCCAACAGAGAACCCCAGGCCTTGTATCTGCATGAGTATGTGAACTTCAGATCAATGTTATATTCAGATAAGCACATCATCCATCCAATCCAGGATTGAACATGCCATGAATAAAGTAGAACTTATTAAGGATATATAAGTGCTAGAATCTATTCAGAAGGACCTGTACATAACCAATTTTGCATTTAGTTCCAGTTATTGATCTCATGTGTGTTATTATGGAGATGTGCCTGTGAGGCTAATAAATCACTGTTCGGAGGTAACTCAGTCATGCAACATGTTTGAATCTTTGTCAAGGCAGAAAATCTGAGGAGACGGAAGTTCTTATTGCTGACGTTTGTTTGTGCAACGAGAGAGGAGAAAGACCACTGTGTATAAGCATCTTAATGTTGCTACTCTAAACCTCATATTTGATGTTTCTGGAAGTCATGCAGAACATGCCCCCATACAGTAAAGGAGCTCTTTAATGCTTCTATACATTTCATGAGTAATGTCAGATTTGTAAACTGATGAAACTTAATGAGTTCTTGATGGGGTTGAAATTTCAGTGTCAAATACTCAAAACCTTTATTTGATTGGGTAATATCTGACTCCGACAGGAATTTTATTGGGTAATTCTTTCATCTAACCCAAGAAAGGGGAAGTTGCAAAAAAGGTGTTTATCTACCAGAGCCCAGGTTTTATTCCAGTTTAGGATACAATCTATCCTTCAAAAAAAATCCTTGGAGGCTTCCAGCACTTCACAGATTTATTCTATCTTGTTGATGCCATCCTAACATGCATCCACCTAACTTGCTACTGAAAACATGATTGAGATATCTTGCAAAACACACACATTAgattctccatattttttttcttcagaaatCATCACTAGTAGCTTCATGTGAACTGCAATAGCTTGAGAAGCCAAAAGACtgctaaaatttatttataaaattgataattctGGAATTTGGAAACCATAATCAACTGCCTGCTTATCCCAGGTTGTAGATAGTAGTAGAAGAGATCTGAGATCATTATACACAATTGAAGACTTGTAATTTGATGCTATTATCATTGTTTTGTAATTAGTTGATAGGGTCTCTCAGATACACACAATTTACAAAGCTGATATGGCTGCATCACCGAGAATAATTTCCCCTAGAggaaataatatatgaaaacatTCTCTTATATTGTTCAAGTGCAGGAGTGGCTACAGTAGTCTTAGTAAGTTAAAAATACTCTTTATCAATTTCATGAAGAGAGCAGAAACCTAATatcctataaaaaaaaaaagttaataatagTTCATAGCACCAGAGAGgtaattaattatacaaaaaagaTTACATACTAGCTCTCTTGTATCTTACATACTAGAGGAATTTATGGTGTAGAATGATAGAAAGAAGAAGTATCTAGATTTCTTACTCACCCAATAATCCATGCTCCACCTGTTACAAATACCACAACTGGCTTTGGGCTGTCTATCTTTGCTGGTAGATATAAGTCCAACCTGAAACATAATGTCAGTTTGAGTCGACCTAAGAAACTAGGTCAAGGAGAAAAGGAGGACAAATGACATACCTATTCCTCGGCTGATCACCATAGACAACACTTAGCCGGACCAGTggtgaaaagaaataataaaatgcaACTGTCACAATTGACAGAACAAGTTAAATTTGATCGCGTTGTGACAGTTATAGACATATATAGTTGccgaataaaagaataaaaaatgcaCGTCTCTGACAGAGGTGGTCCTAGGTAAATGTGACACATAAAAATGACTACAAAGACATCCCTCTCCATGGTAACCATCCTCCAACACCCCAAGCCCACCCTAATGAGAAAATATGccacaacaaaaatattttgtcgCATGAAATGTTACAACCATTAAACAGGCTTTTTCATGACTGCTTTGCAGTAGCTATTTGCTTCTAGTGGAAAATGGTCGCAATATAATCCCAACAAGAATGCATCATCCAATTTCCTGGTTTTAGTTTTGTTGTTTGAAGAACTAGACTAGTTAAGTGACTTTGCCAGAcatgtgaatgaaaaatattaggGATTTCAGGCATTACTATTTATACCCAGCTCTCTAACTCTTTAAGAAGATAGGCATGACACTATTCCATAACAAAGAATGCATTAGCTGTTTTACTGATTCTGGTTCTTCTAATGGAAGAACTAAATTAAAAGCAAACCTTGGACATATGAATGGTTTATTAAAGGACATATTGCTTAGCTTTAGTTAGACTGTTTTACACCAGAGAAGGTGTCGTCAATTCGTCATTCTTTCAATATGAATGGATTGGAAAAGAGCATCTTTTTTATACTCACCTTGAATAAAACCAGGCATAAGTAGCATTGCATATAATGCAAGACCCAAAAATCTTGTAATCCATTGATAACCTAACCTGAATAAAGGAAGTAATAAGAAACCACATCTTATTGACAATTCCTCTATATCTTGTTCAGTCGCAACTAAATAGTATCTCAAAGCAAATGAAGCAAGTAATAGTAAtacaaaatgaagaattatacTACTAAGGCTAGTCCCCTTCCTCTCCAACATGACATATGACACTACTCACCTCTACTCCTAATCATCTACCTCTGCAGCCTCCTATCTAAGATCATGCATGGTATAATCAGAAATCTCGAAGAAGGCTCTGGAAATTCTACTAGTATATTGAGATCCAATTAATgctcattcattcatataccggTAAATATAAAGGATTCAAATCAAAGCAAAAAAGTAAATGTTTACGAAAAAAGCAACATTTATATCATCGTAATTCGAATTTCTTCTCCGATAAAACCTAGGAAAATGAATGAATCCTCTGTATCCATTTGAGCAAAGTTGacaagagtaaaatccgaaatcAGAGCTAGTTACCCGAGATAACTAATAAGGTTGAAACTTAATCGAGTAATCAAATAGGTCTCAGCAGCAGCGTGTCCAATTTCACGACTAAAGGATCCTTGATGATTCAACATTGGAGGCCTGGACTTAGTTTTGGTCAATGGTTTTCTCCTCCGCTGGTAATTATATGGAATTGAAGGCAAATTTGGTAAAGTAGAAGCCCTAGCTAGTAACTGACCAGTATCCCCTTGATTCTCCATATCGGCGGCGAAAGCATGCAAAATTCCGATGAGATCTCAAATTTTACCAAAAAGGTAAAACAAGTGAGAAGATTATTGTAGCCTGGTGAGCCGGAGAAGGTGAAGTTTGGCgggatatatataaaaatttcagGTGACACATCATATTCACTTGCTAACGGTTCTATGACTCCAGGCATACTACTTTTCCCTGTATCTATTACTGCTACAATTCACTTGTCCTCGCGTTTATttgttcattatattaaaaagttaaagaataaaacatgtggttaatttctttttgtcacatattagattattagttatttatttttctttttacgaaaatatgatataaatgagTTTTTCTCAATTTGAAATTGCATACAAgatccaatttttttatatggcacaaatgaaaattttctcAAACCAAAAGTTCAATGACATATTTAAGTCTTTccaaataacttttaaaaataacaaatatttagtCTTTAATACGActctatagctatagtttgtttagttacaaataacaataaaacaTCTGGGGAGGAGGaaggagagagacgagcaaAATTAAGATAGGGAGAAGAGAGGAGAACGAGATTAAGAGAGGGAGAAGAGATGCGAGCGAGATCGAGAGAGGGTGGAAAGAGGCAAAGGAATCGAGAGAGGAAGGAGAAAGAGGAGAGAGAGgatcatattttatattgtattatatatttattttatcaattgtattctatatttattttacattgtATTCTTCTATTCCTTATTCTTTGATGAGTATTTTCACGACTCTtgcttatgtatatatattctttgttAACTTTCTCGTGAATTCTTGCACGTAATCTACGTTTTCTTGCGTACTTGTTTTagatttatatcatattttatctcaatctttttctcttttcacagatttctatattaaataacaatttaattctaaaatatttaatttacgcttaatgaaatgatttatagaggctgtttggctcagcttaaaagctggtcaaactgacttaaaagctgatttttgacttatttagctgtttggcaatactcaaaacaacttattttaagtttaaaaaaaacttattttaagtcaaaagttaaaagctggggtaggggtgctttctttattttagcttataagttgttttaagttgaccacatttttatctttttgtgcttaatatttttatacaatctccaaattacccatataaccctaatatttctttcttccatttttccatttttcacgtttgacataacaatttcagcacttttatccaaacgcataactgcttattttaaaaataagtttcagcacttttaaaagtatttttttaaagctgcttttattaagcccatccaaacgggcccatATTCTTACAAATTTCTATCATTCATTTTGAACAGCAGTTTTAAAAGTCttcatttctttcttaaacGTTATGCCGAGTCAAATTACctacataaaatgggacggaaagagtaataatttaactttaaaatgtttattttacccttaattaaataatttacagTCACacaaatttatatcattcattttgatctacaaatttaaaaagtcttcctttcaaataatatatgtttcgCTATATTTCTCATTTACGTGACACTGACACTGACACTGATGAACCTCAACAAttcttttatttagtttttacacattttaagttgttaatagatatacacataattttaaaataatatatattactcttttaatctcaatttatgtgacgaTATTAAAATTTAGTGATTTAAGTACTTGTAAAaccatttcaaaataatatatgttatatcTAGTTCCTATGTCCAATTTATGTGACGTTGGCagatttttgagatcttctttagttaattgatatattttaagttgttcCAATTTATTATGTGACGATAAAATATTTGTAGatttttttatctaataaaatattttaaattatcaattatcataatataacaaataaattaaaataaaaaacatatttattaaatgtGCATACTCTCAAGTAAATAATCACTTATACATGGATTTCATGgtccacaaaataaaaaagtagatACACAcataataattaagtaaataaaactATATCAAAATAATCGTTAAATATCCCAAGTCACATTGGTTAGCAAGCTGGCAAAGACAACCCCCAGTTGCTTGTCAAGCCACttctatatatagaaaaaaatatatataaagagaaaataaataacatatattacgTAAAagatatattcttaaaataattttggtatatatagtTCAAAATCTCAGCTGTATAACTTGGACTTAGATGCGTATATATTAACGTTATTTCTTGTAATTATTATACATTGTTCAAGCAATAAAAGGTGTCATTGGAAATTTGTAGTACAATTTTCCAAATATTACATCTGTCCCAGCTGAcgatgataaaattaataattatagaGGAAAAAGAAAACTCATCCCCAAAAAGAAAAGCTGCAATAATGACTTGTATACCACCAAGTAATTAGAATTATTGTAATAATACTAGATGCAAACAAGTATTAATATACGTTcaataaatcattttaaaagtgGTCTCATGTATCTTTTcctcttttaattaattaatgttttaaaaaaaaaaaaaaatttaccacatataaattttattattatgtaatttaataaagtaaaatatatgttaattaattatgattaagtaaagtgaactataaatttaaacacataaacatgcatgtattgatttgatataaatatccgtgtgaataaattttttccgttttttaatcaattttaaataatttttttttctattgaataattatttatgtggaTGAAGTaatttgatatttcaaaaaaaattttgatataaaatagacacattaatgaaaaattgaaaatttcaagAATATTAAATACATTGATAAAGATGTATCTACTTCTAAGTTCTACCGTCTAAATAGTATTGATAATTGATAGATGTTGGGGGTTCTGTGGAGGATCTGTTTTGTGGTTGCAATTGGTGGATGTTTGTCCTAGATGAACCATACGTGATTTTCAACACCAACATCATattgaagaataaaatttaattttgatcgCTATCACTTTCTAGTAGAAGTGTCAAAATGAGCTAGTCCAATTCAATCAAATCCAATTTTAACGGGCTAAAGAGTTAAATGGATTGAGTCAGGCTGATCCTTTTAATTAAAGGGTCAATAAAATAGCGGCCTAACCCAACTCTAAGCGGGCCACGGGTTGAGATGGATTGACCcttcaaccaaaaaataaacaatattacTCTCTTAAAAAGAGTATCGAATGTTGGCGTCTATGAACACAACATCAATTtataaagaatcaatatatatatatatatatatatatataaatgaggatcaTAGAGGAGCTGATGTGACACCTCTCTATGGtctccatttcaattttttttttcctcatttttttattttttttcatttcttttcattaaataatttttttattaattaaaaaattcattcatatttattattctaattatacCTAATAAGTTAAAACAAAACTTCCATCTATTTACATTCCCTACTTAAATAATATGtcttttcaacttatttttaattattcttatgatttACACAAACTATAAATAACAACTATCTATGTTCAATGATCATTctcattttctcattctttctttttattagtatagtttttttctcttttacatttttcttcatctttttcatcaATCATGTACTTAATAAGTTCACCATATGATCTTCATATTGATAAAGATCATAGATATATtcttcaagattca harbors:
- the LOC101256248 gene encoding probable isoprenylcysteine alpha-carbonyl methylesterase ICMEL2; the encoded protein is MENQGDTGQLLARASTLPNLPSIPYNYQRRRKPLTKTKSRPPMLNHQGSFSREIGHAAAETYLITRLSFNLISYLGLGYQWITRFLGLALYAMLLMPGFIQVAFYYFFSPLVRLSVVYGDQPRNRLDLYLPAKIDSPKPVVVFVTGGAWIIGYKAWGSLLGKQLSEHDIIVACIDYRNFPQGTIGDMVEDVSQGISFICSSIADHGGDPNRIYLMGQSAGAHISSCVLVKQAIKESRGETVSWSTSQIKAFFGLSGAYNLPNLVDHFNNRGLYRSIFLSIMEGEESLQKFSPEIMVQDQISKAAVYLLPHIILFHGSSDSSIPSDSSKAFVDTLHRVGVQAESILYDGRTHLDLFLHDPLRGGGKDDLFDYIVSYIHANDKEALAKDAMAPPRKRLAPEILIKLARRISPF